A single window of Ischnura elegans chromosome 8, ioIscEleg1.1, whole genome shotgun sequence DNA harbors:
- the LOC124163517 gene encoding uncharacterized protein LOC124163517: MSDGQSLLRKQNVTANRILNFIKNTKEKKSQRIQTEFYFQSRLELLDNYWKEFYTRHYELIEFEESLNEDDYFKFDSFNAIEDEYLSAKAILMADKHQCKVVEASGSHSQNQACEVQVENYDLSINSIPSLNVPKFSGKQREWETFKGLFSSIIKDNPKLTPIVKLQYLLNSLEGPAAQRVKGINITDANLEVAWDKLLRRYDNPRIRLASHLERLIHAKPVKYKSPGEINRLIDIAEEAIQGLRDLQCPVDHWDQWFVHLICQKLDLETREAWEITQETVEGFSTYKSLNVFLEKRVRSLGQVNFEEKFERANTQSSKQGNPKFRQTHVNVAQSNTRKRRDLSCILCKGDHSLSFCSRFGEMTVAERKEVVQRNKLCLNCLRQNHLLSECHITSRCLICNEKHHTKLHLESPKTNVTQNSSSNNVKSSNSSQAGKLDETAAGFTSLVGKTVLLATARVVLKSNTGSAITVRALLDPAAERSFISESVANSLYLKRTKVNVSVTGVGGKVNAISHGSATLNLCSNIHTSFSLKIPVLILNKLTSVLPNREVTHNNWPHIQGLQLADPFYYKRLPIDCILGADVYAAVLRNGVKRGPRATPVAQETVLGWILTGQTASGRPEVSSCHHIAAFQTTVQPDTSEMLSRLWELEELPSQPRRSPEDDRCEQLYKETVYRNKEGRYVYDNEAGGMFESFAPGIAVGLPGSREGR, encoded by the coding sequence ATGTCCGACGGGCAATCCTTGTTACGAAAGCAGAATGTAACTGCAAATCGAATCCTAAATTTCATAAAGAATACGAAAGAGAAGAAGTCTCAAAGGATTCAGACGGAATTTTACTTCCAGAGTCGATTAGAATTACTCGATAATTATTGGAAAGAATTCTATACCAGACATTACGAACTGATTGAATTTGAGGAGTCATTGAACGaagatgattattttaaattcgaTTCATTTAATGCAATCGAAGATGAATACTTGAGCGCGAAAGCCATATTGATGGCCGATAAGCACCAGTGTAAAGTAGTCGAGGCTTCTGGCTCACACTCACAAAACCAAGCATGCGAGGTTCAagttgaaaattatgatttaagtATTAACTCTATACCCTCGCTGAACGTCCCGAAATTTAGCGGGAAACAGCGAGAGTGGGAAACCTTTAAGGGTTTATTCAGTTCTATCATAAAAGACAATCCCAAGCTTACTCCTATTGTAAAGTTACAATATTTGTTAAACAGTTTGGAAGGTCCCGCTGCTCAACGAGTAAAGGGAATTAATATAACAGACGCGAATCTGGAAGTGGCGTGGGATAAACTATTACGTCGCTATGACAACCCACGAATTCGCTTGGCAAGTCATCTAGAAAGGCTAATTCATGCAAAACCTGTGAAATATAAATCACCTGGTGAAATTAATCGTTTAATAGATATAGCTGAGGAAGCCATTCAAGGTCTACGTGATTTGCAATGCCCTGTTGATCATTGGGATCAATGGTTTGTTCATTTAATTTGTCAAAAATTAGATTTAGAAACAAGGGAAGCGTGGGAAATAACGCAGGAAACCGTTGAGGGTTTCTCGACTTACaaaagtttaaatgtatttttagaaaaacgGGTGAGATCATTAGGCCAagttaattttgaagaaaaattcgaaaGAGCTAATACTCAAAGCTCAAAGCAAGGCAATCCTAAATTCAGGCAGACTCACGTCAATGTTGCTCAGTCAAACACCAGGAAAAGGAGAgatttatcttgtattttatgTAAGGGTGATCATTCCTTAAGCTTTTGTTCACGGTTCGGTGAGATGACGGTGGCAGAAAGAAAGGAAGTAGTGCAGCGAAACAAACTTTGCTTGAATTGCCTTCGCCAAAATCATTTGTTATCAGAGTGCCATATCACTAGTCGATGTTTAATTTGTAATGAGAAACATCATACTAAGTTACATTTGGAGAGTCCCAAGACAAATGTTACACAGAACTCAAGTTCCAATAATGTAAAATCGTCAAATTCTTCGCAAGCTGGGAAACTTGACGAAACAGCTGCAGGGTTTACGTCATTGGTTGGAAAAACTGTTTTACTTGCCACTGCACGGGTAGTGCTAAAATCAAATACTGGTAGTGCCATTACTGTTAGAGCATTACTGGATCCGGCAGCAGAAAGATCCTTTATTTCAGAAAGTGTTGccaattcattatatttaaaaagaacGAAGGTGAATGTTTCAGTCACTGGAGTGGGGGGAAAGGTTAATGCTATCTCACATGGTTCAGCCACTCTTAATTTATGTTCTAACATTCATACATCGTTTTCTCTGAAAATTCCAGTCCTTATTCTAAATAAGCTGACTTCAGTTTTACCAAACCGGGAGGTCACTCACAACAACTGGCCTCATATCCAAGGTCTGCAGTTGGCAGATCCCTTCTACTATAAGCGGCTACCAATCGACTGCATCCTTGGAGCTGATGTCTATGCCGCTGTGCTGAGAAATGGAGTTAAGCGCGGACCACGGGCTACACCGGTTGCACAGGAGACAGTCCTCGGTTGGATCCTCACAGGCCAAACAGCCTCGGGCAGACCGGAGGTTTCTTCATGTCACCATATTGCCGCGTTCCAGACAACGGTGCAACCAGATACATCGGAAATGCTCTCCAGGCTTTGGGAATTGGAGGAACTCCCATCGCAGCCCAGGAGATCACCCGAGGATGACCGCTGTGAGCAACTCTACAAGGAGACTGTATATCGCAACAAAGAGGGACGCTATGTG